The DNA sequence CTCCAGAATCCACTGTAGGGCTTCATGTATGGGTTCTCCTCACGCATTAGAAGCTCACGCGCACGGACGCCATGACCGACCGTACCGGCGGGAGGTTGTAGTAGTCGCGCCGCCCCAGCTCGTTGACCGCGTCGCCGTTGCTCGCGTCGCGCGCGTCGTAGACCTCCGGGTCCGTGCCGCTGTAGCCGCTGCTCTTGAACAGGTTCCGCCCGGCCAGGGTGACGCTGGCGGAGCGGCCTCCCAGCAGCCACCGGCTCGGCAGCTCGTAGGTGAGGGAGACGGTCCGCAGCTTGAAGAAGTCCGCGGGCTCGATCCAGTAGTCGTCGTTCATCTTGGTGCGGTCGATGGCGCACTGCGCCCGCTGCCGCGCCGTCACCCCCTCCAGGGCGGAGGTGTTCCCCCGCTGGGCGGCAAAGAGCTTCTCCTGGACGTCGTGGCAGGGGGCCCAGGTGCCGCGGCGGGCGTTCTGGTAGCCCACCCAGTTCGCCAGGTAGTGCCCGCCCTGGTACTCACCCAGGGCGTCCAGCGTGACCCTGTCCCGGAAGGTGAGCGTGGTCCCCACGCCCACGGTGCGCGTCGGGTATCCCCCGCCGATGAAGGCATTCTCCTCCACGAGGGGATCCTCGAACCGGTCGGGGTTGGTGATCTTCGCCCCGAAGTAGGCGGGGATCGCGAAGCCCTCCTTCACGAACGTCCCGCTCCCGGTGGAGATCTCCCGCCCGTCCACGTCGATGACCTCGCTCCTGACCTGCGAGTAGTTCACGCGCGCCCGCCAGTCGAGCATGGAGGTCTGGAGGACCCCGCCGTTGAGCTGCGCCTCGAAGCCGGTGTTCTGCAGCTCGCCGACGTTCTCCAGCTGCGAGAAGATGAACCCCTGCGAGGGCGGATACTCCACCGGGATCAGGGCGTCGAAGGTGTTCTGGCGGTACGCGGTGAGGTCGAGCCCCAGCCTCCCGCCGAAGAGGCTGGCGTCCATCCCGGCCTCGTACTCGCGGGTGCGCTCGGGCCCGAGGTTCGGGTTGCCGAGCTGCCGCGGGCTCACGCCCGGCGTCCCCTCGTCGCCCGCGATCGGGTCCCAGGTCTTCACCGCGTCGAAGGCGCCCGGCGCCTTCCCCGACCACCCCATGGCGGCCCGGAGCTTCATCGCGTCCCACCACTGGGGCCAGAAGTCGTGGTCGGAGAGGACGTAGGAGGCGCTCAGCTTCGGGTACATCTGGAGCCCGAACTCCTCGCCGAAGGCGCTGTTCCCGTCCACGCGCATCCCGGCGGTCACGAAGAGGCGGTCCCGCCAGCCGACCATCTCCTGGAGGAAGAGGCCGGCGTTGATCACGCGCTGGTTCCGGTCCCTGGAAAGCAGGACCTTGGCGGCGGACTCGAGGGTGGGCTCCCCCGGGCCCGCGAAGTTCTCCCCGTTGACCCGGGTGTAGGTGTCGCGGTCCTCGAAGAGCTGCGCGCCCCAGGAGAAGGTGGACGCGAGCGAGGCGATCTCGTCCTGGAACGACCCGACGTAGTCGACCGACAGCTTGGAGTGCTCCCAGTCCTGGGCCCAGATGAGGCCGAGCGCGACGTTGGGGTACCCGTAGGGGTAGACGGTCTGGTTGTTCTGGGAGTTGAAGTCGTACCCCACCGACAGCCGGTTGCTGAGCCGCTCCGTCGGCCGGTAGTTCATCGTCAACCCGGTGATGAAGTGGTCGCCCCGGTTGAAGTTCTGCTGGGTCAGGATGTAGCCGTTGGAGAGGCAGGTCACCTGGACGCCCGAGCACTGGTCGCCCTTCCCGCCCTTGAAGTTGTTGAACGGCCCGCGGGAGACGTTGAGGAGGAGGCCGCTCCCGTTGTTCCCGTCCGGGACCCAGCGGGTCACGCGCCGGGTGTACGCGCTGTTCAGCGAGAACTCCAGCTTCCCGCTCGGCTGGAAGGAGAAGTTGCCGCGGATCCCGCCGTCCTTGTTCCACCCCGGCTCGCCGTCGACGCCCAGGGTACCGCCGCCCGCGGGGGCGATCACCCCGGTCTCGCCCCCGTAGTTCCCGGAGAGGAAGTACGTCATGTTCTCGGCGCCTCCGCGCACCGAGAGGTTGTAGCGCCGGATCCCGCCGTCCTTGAGCCAGGACCCGCCGGAGGGGCAGGTGACGTCCACGAAGCGCACCGTGTCGGGCTTGGTCCTGGACCGGGGGAGGTCGTAGTTGACCCCGAACAGGCCGTCGCCGCTGCAGCGGTTCATGAACAGACCGTTCCGGTCGCTGGAGGGGCCCACGTGGCCCATGCGGCTCATCCCGGTCGTGACCTCCGCGCTCCACACCGGGGGCCCCGCCGTCCCCCGCTTGGTGAAGATCTGGATCACCCCGCCGGACGCCTCAGTCCCGTACAGGGTCGTCGCGGCGGCGCCCTTCACGATCTCGATGCTCTCGATGTCTTCCGCGCTGATGTCGTTCAGCGGAAGGCTCCCCTGGCGTGCCGCCAGCGCGACGGGCCCGCCCTCGTGGTAGATCCGCACGCCGTCGACGTAGATCAGCGGGGAGTTCCCCTGGCTGACGCTGTTCGTCCCGCGGATGCGGATGGTGCCGCCCGCCCCCGGCTGCCCGGAGTTGGACATCACCGTGACTCCGGGCGCGCGGCCGGCGATCACGTCCTGCGGGTTGGAGACGGGCGCGTTCTCGATGTTCTGCGAGCTGATCTTGGCCATGCTGGTCGCGATCTCCCGCGTGCGCGCCTCGCCGGTGGCGGTGACCACCAGGGCGTCGAGCGAGATGGCGGACTCCGACAGCGCGAAGTCGGCGGTGGCGGTTCCACCGGCCGTGACGCTCACCGCGCGCTCCACGGGCGCGAAGCCGATCATCTCCGCGCGCACGGTGCGGCTTCCGGCGGGGACGTTGGCGATCTGGTACGAGCCGGTCTCGTCGGTGACGGCACGGCGGTTGGTGCCCGGGATCGCCACGGGCGCGCCGCTCAGGGGGCGCTGGCTGGAGGCGTTGGTCACCCGGCCGCGGATGGTGCCGGTTGCCTGCGCGGCCAGCGAGGGTACGCTCGCGGCGCAGAGCGCCGCCAGCGCGAGGGCGGTTGCCAGCGCCCGGTGCCTACGAGATAGGCGGGTCATTCCTGACCTCCTGCAGGGGTGGAACGGGAAAACGCG is a window from the Longimicrobiaceae bacterium genome containing:
- a CDS encoding SusC/RagA family TonB-linked outer membrane protein, whose translation is MTRLSRRHRALATALALAALCAASVPSLAAQATGTIRGRVTNASSQRPLSGAPVAIPGTNRRAVTDETGSYQIANVPAGSRTVRAEMIGFAPVERAVSVTAGGTATADFALSESAISLDALVVTATGEARTREIATSMAKISSQNIENAPVSNPQDVIAGRAPGVTVMSNSGQPGAGGTIRIRGTNSVSQGNSPLIYVDGVRIYHEGGPVALAARQGSLPLNDISAEDIESIEIVKGAAATTLYGTEASGGVIQIFTKRGTAGPPVWSAEVTTGMSRMGHVGPSSDRNGLFMNRCSGDGLFGVNYDLPRSRTKPDTVRFVDVTCPSGGSWLKDGGIRRYNLSVRGGAENMTYFLSGNYGGETGVIAPAGGGTLGVDGEPGWNKDGGIRGNFSFQPSGKLEFSLNSAYTRRVTRWVPDGNNGSGLLLNVSRGPFNNFKGGKGDQCSGVQVTCLSNGYILTQQNFNRGDHFITGLTMNYRPTERLSNRLSVGYDFNSQNNQTVYPYGYPNVALGLIWAQDWEHSKLSVDYVGSFQDEIASLASTFSWGAQLFEDRDTYTRVNGENFAGPGEPTLESAAKVLLSRDRNQRVINAGLFLQEMVGWRDRLFVTAGMRVDGNSAFGEEFGLQMYPKLSASYVLSDHDFWPQWWDAMKLRAAMGWSGKAPGAFDAVKTWDPIAGDEGTPGVSPRQLGNPNLGPERTREYEAGMDASLFGGRLGLDLTAYRQNTFDALIPVEYPPSQGFIFSQLENVGELQNTGFEAQLNGGVLQTSMLDWRARVNYSQVRSEVIDVDGREISTGSGTFVKEGFAIPAYFGAKITNPDRFEDPLVEENAFIGGGYPTRTVGVGTTLTFRDRVTLDALGEYQGGHYLANWVGYQNARRGTWAPCHDVQEKLFAAQRGNTSALEGVTARQRAQCAIDRTKMNDDYWIEPADFFKLRTVSLTYELPSRWLLGGRSASVTLAGRNLFKSSGYSGTDPEVYDARDASNGDAVNELGRRDYYNLPPVRSVMASVRVSF